The following are encoded in a window of Mustela nigripes isolate SB6536 chromosome 3, MUSNIG.SB6536, whole genome shotgun sequence genomic DNA:
- the LOC132014573 gene encoding large ribosomal subunit protein uL15m-like: protein MEEPEKTCSGKGIYRNHTLEDIQIRRLSNYSGTLAWRATESSAIPAERRRRGQRRGRKCGRGHKGERQRGTRPRLGFEGGQTPFYLRIPKYGFNEGHSFRRQYQPLSLNRLQYLIDLGRVDPTQPIDLTQLVNGRGVTVQPLKRDYGVQLVEEGADTFTAKVNIEVQLASELAIAAIEKNGGVVTTAFYDPRSLEILCKPVPFFLRGQPIPKRMLPPEALVPYYTDAKNRGYLADPAKFPEARLELAKKYGYVLPDITKDELFKMLSTRKDPRQIFFGLAPGWVVNMADKKILKPTDENLLKYYSS, encoded by the coding sequence CTATCCAATTACTCCGGGACACTGGCGTGGCGTGCGACAGAAAGTTCAGCAATTCCTGCGGAAAGAAGACGAAGAGGTCAGAGAAGAGGTAGAAAATGTGGTCGAGGCCATAAAGGAGAGCGTCAGAGAGGAACACGGCCCAGACTGGGTTTTGAAGGAGGCCAGACTCCATTTTACCTTCGAATCCCAAAATATGGGTTTAATGAAGGTCATAGCTTCAGACGCCAGTATCAGCCTTTGAGTCTCAATAGATTGCAATATCTAATTGATTTGGGTCGAGTGGATCCTACTCAGCCTATTGACTTAACTCAGCTTGTCAATGGGAGAGGTGTGACTGTCCAGCCACTTAAACGGGATTATGGTGTCCAGCTGGTAGAGGAGGGTGCTGACACCTTTACGGCAAAAGTTAATATTGAAGTACAGTTGGCTTCAGAATTAGCCATTGCTGCAATCGAAAAAAATGGTGGTGTTGTTACTACAGCTTTCTATGACCCCAGAAGTCTAGAAATTCTGTGCAAACCTGTTCCATTCTTTCTACGTGGACAACCCATTCCAAAACGAATGCTTCCGCCGGAAGCACTGGTACCATATTATACTGATGCAAAGAATCGTGGTTACCTGGCCGATCCTGCCAAATTTCCTGAGGCGAGACTTGAACTTGCCAAGAAGTATGGCTATGTTTTACCTGATATCACTAAAGATGAACTCTTCAAAATGCTTAGTACTCGAAAGGATCCAAGGCAGATTTTCTTTGGTCTTGCGCCTGGATGGGTGGTGAATATGGCAGATAAGAAAATCCTAAAACCTACAGATGAAAATCTCCTCAAGTATTACAGTTCATGA